One Tolypothrix bouteillei VB521301 DNA window includes the following coding sequences:
- a CDS encoding J domain-containing protein — protein MSDRMSIEEAYFVLELKPGASQAEIKHTYRRLVKIWHPDNFSLVQQKEEAEEKIKLINEAYNKLKSYQPTQAEHPHPTSESYQTPIARVYVSRFNAEAFYNDGVENVKLGRYKDALTDFTHAIRLNPNYTEAYKYRGYVCSVLGYEHRANSDLDKAAQLEGQLRIRENYSSSSSRRSKRSKQKSRSKFPIGRFFRWIKSLLGLNRRYR, from the coding sequence ATGAGCGATCGCATGAGTATAGAAGAGGCTTATTTTGTTTTAGAACTAAAACCCGGTGCATCGCAAGCAGAGATCAAGCATACTTACCGCAGGCTAGTTAAAATTTGGCATCCAGATAATTTTTCACTAGTGCAGCAGAAGGAAGAAGCAGAGGAAAAAATAAAACTTATTAATGAAGCTTATAACAAACTTAAATCTTATCAGCCTACTCAGGCAGAACATCCCCATCCAACAAGCGAATCTTATCAAACACCGATCGCAAGAGTTTACGTCAGCCGCTTCAATGCTGAGGCATTTTACAACGATGGCGTCGAGAACGTAAAATTAGGAAGATACAAAGACGCCTTAACCGACTTTACCCATGCAATTCGGCTCAATCCAAATTATACAGAAGCATACAAGTACCGTGGATATGTTTGTTCGGTACTGGGTTACGAACATCGAGCCAACTCAGATTTAGATAAAGCAGCACAATTAGAAGGGCAGTTAAGGATTAGAGAAAATTATTCGTCATCCTCATCAAGACGTTCCAAACGCTCCAAACAGAAATCTAGGTCAAAATTCCCGATCGGCAGGTTTTTTCGGTGGATAAAGAGTTTACTTGGACTCAATCGGCGATACCGATAA